Within Bacteroidota bacterium, the genomic segment AAAATCTAAAGTGTATAAAGATTTAGTATTCTATGAAAATAATTTCAATGGCATAATTCCTTTGGAAATTATGGTTGCTAAAAAGCAGATTCATGAAACAATATATGATACAATTATTAGTGAGAAGATTCCTCTTTCGGAAGAAGATAGCATTATAACATACGATACATTAATTGTGAATCGCCGTGAATCTTCGGGTATAAGTATTACATCAATTTCTACGTTAGAAAAACTCAATGCATTGCAGGATACTTTAGCAAGCTATCCGCAATTTTCACATTCACTTTCTATTATTGATGCTATGAAATTTGCAAGGCAGGCGTATTATAATGGCAGCCCAAGATTTTATGAATTGCCCACGCAAAGCAATCTTACTTCCAATGATTCACGAGCAGCAGCTTTCTTAAAAAACAGTCAGCAAAAATCATTATCTGAAAACCGGTTTATTGATCCCACTGGAAGTATCACTCGCATCACTGTTCAAATGGAAGATATTGGTTCGGATTCCATGCCGGAATTAATTGCAGAGTTGCGACCAAAAATTGATTCCATATTTAATCCGGAAGCCTATGATGTTTCACTTACAGGAACAGGTATTGTTTCACTTGCAGGATATAATTATCTGATTAAAAGTTTAATTGGCAGTGTAGTGCTTGCATTAATTCTGATAGCAATTATAATGGGGCTACAATTCCGCAGCGGAAAAGTATTAGTGCTCACCTTATTGCCGAACCTGATTCCACTGATGTTTACCGCCGCCATTATGGGATATTTTAATATTGAATTAAAACCTTCTACAGTTTTAATATTCAGTGTGGCATTTGGAATTGCAGTTGATTTTTCAATTCACTTTATGGCGAAGTACCGCATTGAATTAGTGCGCCATAGTTTTAATGTAAAAGAAACTGTATTGGTCGCATTGCGAGAAACGGGAGTGAGTATGTTATACACTTATATTATTTTATTTTTTGGTTTCATCATATTTGCTTTCAGCGAATTTGAAGGAACAAAAAATTTAGGTATTCTCACATCAATCACATTAACTATTGCACTATTAACCAACCTGCTATTATTGCCCTCTATAATAATGTATTTTGATAAAAATCTGGAAGCAACCCACCGGAAAAAATATCAAAAAGGAAAAGGCAATTACGCCGATTTGATTAACGAAAACAATAAGGAAAGTAAGAATTAGAAATGATGAAGCAGGAAAGAAAAAAATATCCGGAGTATAAAAATCTTGATCTCCCAAAAATTGATAAAGAGATTCTTGATTTTTGGAAACAAGAAAATATTTTCGCTAAAAGTATCAGCGACAGAAAAGATAATAATCCATTTATTTTTTATGAAGGTCCGCCGTCGGCAAATGGAACACCGGGAATTCATCATGTGCTGAGCCGAACTATTAAGGATATTTTTTGTCGCTATAAAACCATGCAGCAATTTTTGGTTGAGCGCAAAGGGGGTTGGGATACACATGGTTTACCTGTAGAGTTAGGAGTAGAAAAATTATTAGGTATCACCAAAGATGATATCGGTAAAAAAATATCGGTGGAAGAATACAATGCAATCTGCCGCCGTGAAGTGATGAAGTTTAAAGATGAGTGGGATGAGTTGACAAACATCATGGGCTATTGGGTAAACTTAGATGATCCTTATATCACCTTCGAAAAAAAATATATTGAAACACTTTGGTATTTGTTGAAAGAATTATACAAGAAAAAATTATTGTATAAAGGATATTCTATTCAACCGTATTCGCCGGCAGCAGGAACAGGATTAAGCAGTCATGAATTAAATATGCCGGGCAGCTATCGTGCGGTGAAAGACACCTCAATTGTTGCACAGTTTAAAATAAAAAAATCTGGTCATGCGCTTGAAAATAATTTGTTTTCCGATGATGCAGAATCATTTTTATTAGCATGGACAACAACGCCCTGGACCTTACCTTCCAATACGGCACTTGCCGTTGGAAAAAATATAGAATACAAGCTGATTGAAACTTTCAATCCTTATACATTTAAGCCGATAAGAGTATTGATAGCCGCAGACCGTATTGCATCTTATTTAAAATCTGAAAATGAGAATTCAGAAAATTATGAGCCGGGTGCAAAAGAAATTGCTTGGAAACAATTACAATCTTTTAAAGGAATTGCTTTAGAAGGATTGCGCTACGAACAATTAATACCACTTGCTCAACCAGAAGATGGAGATGCATTTAAAGTAGTTACTGCAGATTTTGTGAGTACAGAAGATGGAACCGGTATCGTGCACTTAGCTCCGAGTTTTGGAGCAGATGATTTTCGTACTGCACAGCAAAAAGGAATTGGCAGTTTAACACTTGTAGATAAGCAAGGCAAGTTTACTTCGGATGCAGGATTTCTTGCCGGCAAATATGTGAAGGATTATAAAGATGAATTGAATTGGGAAAATCCCGATGTATTAATTGCGATTAAACTGAAAGAAGAAAATCGTGCTTTTAAAGTGGAGAAGTACGAGCATAATTATCCGCATTGCTGGCGCACAGATAAACCTGTTATTTATTATCCATTGGATTCCTGGTTTATAAAAACTACCGCAGTAAAAAAACGATTGCTGGAATTAAATGCTACTATTAATTGGAAGCCGAAAAGCACCGGTGAAGGAAGATTTGCGCAATGGTTAGAAAATTTAGTTGACTGGAATTTAAGTCGCTCCCGATATTGGGGAACTCCACTTCCTATTTGGAGAACAGAAGATGGTGAAGAAGAAATTTGTATCGGCTCTATAAAAGAATTGACAGAAGAATATTTAAAAGCACAAGCCGCAGGTTTAAATAAAGATCTGAATTTCGAAATAATAGATGGTGCATTAGATATTGATTTACACAAACCTTTTACTGATGAAATAGTATTATTAAGTGCTACCGGAAAAGCAATGTATCGTGAATCGGATTTAATAGATGTTTGGTTTGACTCCGGTGCAATGCCTTACGCACAATGGCACTATCCATTTGAAAATAAAGAACAGTTTGAAAAAAATTTCCCCGCAGATTTTATTGCAGAAGGTGTGGATCAAACAAGAGGTTGGTTTTTTACTTTACATGTAATTGCCACAATGTTGTTTGATTCTGTTGCTTTTAAAAATGTGATTTCTAATGGATTAGTATTGGATAAAAAAGGTAATAAAATGTCGAAGCGATTAGGCAATACTGTAAATCCATTCGACTCTATTTATAAATATGGTGCGGATGCCAACCGCTGGTATATGATAACCAATGCGCAGCCTTGGGATAAT encodes:
- a CDS encoding isoleucine--tRNA ligase, whose translation is MKQERKKYPEYKNLDLPKIDKEILDFWKQENIFAKSISDRKDNNPFIFYEGPPSANGTPGIHHVLSRTIKDIFCRYKTMQQFLVERKGGWDTHGLPVELGVEKLLGITKDDIGKKISVEEYNAICRREVMKFKDEWDELTNIMGYWVNLDDPYITFEKKYIETLWYLLKELYKKKLLYKGYSIQPYSPAAGTGLSSHELNMPGSYRAVKDTSIVAQFKIKKSGHALENNLFSDDAESFLLAWTTTPWTLPSNTALAVGKNIEYKLIETFNPYTFKPIRVLIAADRIASYLKSENENSENYEPGAKEIAWKQLQSFKGIALEGLRYEQLIPLAQPEDGDAFKVVTADFVSTEDGTGIVHLAPSFGADDFRTAQQKGIGSLTLVDKQGKFTSDAGFLAGKYVKDYKDELNWENPDVLIAIKLKEENRAFKVEKYEHNYPHCWRTDKPVIYYPLDSWFIKTTAVKKRLLELNATINWKPKSTGEGRFAQWLENLVDWNLSRSRYWGTPLPIWRTEDGEEEICIGSIKELTEEYLKAQAAGLNKDLNFEIIDGALDIDLHKPFTDEIVLLSATGKAMYRESDLIDVWFDSGAMPYAQWHYPFENKEQFEKNFPADFIAEGVDQTRGWFFTLHVIATMLFDSVAFKNVISNGLVLDKKGNKMSKRLGNTVNPFDSIYKYGADANRWYMITNAQPWDNLKFDEERLVEAQRKFFGTLFNTYSFFVLYANVDGFDNSEKEIPVSERPELDRWIISSLNTLIQNVTESYNNYEPTRAGRLIQEFVSDHLSNWYVRLSRRRFWKGEPSKDKTSAYQTLYTCLETTAHLIAPIAPFFAEFLYRNLNTTTGKNPVESVHLSIFPKADTSLIDTNLEEQMEMAQDISSTILSLRKKENIKVRQPLQRAMIPVLQSSVKTQLQHVAPLIQAEVNVRALEFIDDTSGIITKKIKPNFKTLGPKLGADMKLAVEAIGNFSQQDIVNFENSGKAILNLNGRHIELERIDAEIISEDIPGWLVAPAGKLTVALDVNLTDSLIEEGHARELVSKLQKLRKDMDLEITDKIKVQISPEPLLHSALVNYNDYICSEILADELLETVDLSEFTEIEVNNIAVKVNLIKT